Proteins encoded in a region of the Podarcis muralis chromosome 4, rPodMur119.hap1.1, whole genome shotgun sequence genome:
- the NR0B1 gene encoding nuclear receptor subfamily 0 group B member 1, which yields MACVERCRCCTGSRRQSSILYNILKSEEQRQQQQRRQAGSEQPPPPPPPPPPPPLSPGGHAACPGCSCGSQKRVALQSPQVACKAASAVLVKTLRFVKNVPSFQELPLDEQLVLVRSSWAPLLVLGLAQDRVHFETVETTEPSMLQRILTEKRAEEQRQQQQQQLQHRQRRQPQHHFLLLHKTQEKLAAATCGGSSSSSSSSSPKLLSAEEIEAIQSFLGKCWSLDITTKEYAYLKGTVLFNPDLPGLQCVQYIQGLQQEAQQALNEHVRMIHRGDQTRFAKLNAALSMLGSINANVISELFFRPIIGTVNMDDMLLEMLCAKL from the exons ATGGCGTGCGTGGAAAGATGCCGCTGCTGCACGGGCAGCCGGCGGCAGAGCAGCATCCTCTACAATATCCTGAAAAGCgaggagcagcggcagcagcagcagcggcggcaggcgGGAAGCGAGCAACCGCCGCCTCCTccaccgccgccgcctcctccaccGCTTAGTCCGGGCGGGCACGCGGCGTGTCCCGGCTGCTCGTGCGGCTCGCAGAAGCGCGTGGCTCTGCAGAGCCCGCAGGTGGCGTGCAAGGCGGCTTCGGCGGTGCTGGTGAAGACGCTGCGCTTCGTCAAGAACGTGCCCAGCTTCCAGGAGCTGCCCCTGGACGAGCAGCTGGTGCTGGTGCGCAGCTCCTGGGCTCCGCTGCTGGTGCTGGGGCTGGCCCAGGACCGCGTGCACTTCGAGACGGTGGAGACCACCGAGCCCAGCATGCTGCAAAGGATCTTGACCGAGAAGCGGGCCgaagagcagaggcagcagcagcaacagcagctgcagcaCCGGCAACGGCGGCAGCCGCagcaccatttcctgctgctgcacaAGACCCAGGAGAAGCTGGCGGCGGCGAcctgtggcggcagcagcagcagcagcagcagcagcagcccgaagCTCCTGTCGGCAGAGGAGATCGAAGCCATCCAAAGCTTCCTGGGCAAGTGCTGGAGCCTAGACATTACCACCAAGGAGTACGCCTACCTCAAGGGGACGGTGCTCTTCAATCCGG ATCTGCCTGGGCTGCAGTGTGTACAGTACATCCAGGGACTGCAGCAAGAAGCACAGCAAGCCCTAAATGAACATGTCAGAATGATTCACAGAGGGGACCAGACTAGATTTGCCAAACTGAATGCAGCTCTGTCTATGCTTGGATCTATTAATGCTAATGTTATTTCTGAACTTTTCTTTAGGCCTATCATTGGAACAGTGAATATGGATGACATGCTGTTGGAGATGCTTTGTGCAAAATTATGA